The Coleofasciculus sp. FACHB-1120 genome includes a region encoding these proteins:
- a CDS encoding GDSL-type esterase/lipase family protein — protein sequence MKKRRWVWFFSLLFASLLVVTSCGNNFDDVKNLKAGVGKQVIVLGDSIASGYGVDKTEAFPSVLSRQIGLPILNRGVSGDTTAMGLSRLQKDAIAAEPWLVIVELGGNDFLRKIPKTETEQNLRQIVTSIQQQKAIVVLLGINLGYIEDEYDELYQRVAKDTQAYLIPQVLTGIVDNPKNRQEDIIHPNAAGHQLLATRVAKNLQPLLAQATWSPALLQYRRSANQT from the coding sequence ATGAAAAAACGCCGCTGGGTGTGGTTCTTTAGTTTGCTGTTTGCTTCCCTGCTGGTTGTTACCAGTTGCGGCAACAATTTCGATGATGTCAAAAATCTCAAAGCCGGTGTTGGTAAGCAAGTTATCGTTTTAGGCGATAGCATCGCCTCTGGATATGGCGTGGATAAGACAGAAGCTTTTCCTAGCGTGTTGAGTCGTCAAATCGGTTTACCAATACTGAATCGCGGTGTTAGCGGCGATACAACCGCAATGGGATTGAGTCGTTTACAAAAAGATGCGATCGCGGCAGAACCTTGGCTGGTAATTGTTGAATTAGGCGGAAATGATTTTCTGCGAAAAATTCCCAAAACAGAGACAGAACAGAACTTGCGACAAATTGTCACTTCGATTCAACAACAAAAAGCAATTGTTGTGCTGCTAGGAATCAATCTCGGCTACATAGAAGATGAATATGACGAACTTTATCAACGTGTTGCTAAAGATACACAAGCTTATTTAATTCCACAGGTTTTAACTGGAATTGTCGATAATCCAAAAAATCGCCAGGAAGATATCATTCATCCAAATGCCGCCGGACACCAGCTTTTAGCCACCCGCGTTGCCAAAAACTTACAGCCTTTATTAGCCCAGGCTACTTGGTCTCCAGCTTTGTTGCAATATCGACGGAGTGCGAATCAAACATAG